A genomic window from Dermacentor silvarum isolate Dsil-2018 chromosome 9, BIME_Dsil_1.4, whole genome shotgun sequence includes:
- the LOC119463586 gene encoding PE-PGRS family protein PE_PGRS16-like: MLLYGIIEFAVPVLKLLLMLLDQLLLHVKLALEKLQLLLEDVFIVHGPGDAAGPGAAGAAGKAGAVGNPGQPGGHGGDGGAGGPRYAGGAGGAGGAGGAGISGAAGGDGGSGGTGGPGGTGAVGGVGGAGAAGGVGSATARGGNGGSGGDGGKGGA, translated from the exons ATGCTACTGTACGGAATCATTGAGTTCGCGGTGCCAGTCCTGAAGCTGTTGCTCATGCTTCTGGATCAACTCCTGCTGCATGTGAAGTTGGCTCTGGAGAAGCTGCAGCTGTTGTTGGAGGACGTCTTTATCGTCCATG GCCCAGGAGACGCAGCAGGCCCAGGAGCCGCAGGAGCCGCAGGAAAGGCAGGAGCCGTAGGAAACCCTGGACAGCCGGGAGGCCACGGAGGCGACGGAGGTGCCGGGGGACCAAGATACGCAGGAGGCGCAGGAGGCGCAGGAGGCGCCGGGGGCGCAGGAATCAGCGGGGCTGCTGGAGGCGACGGCGGTTCAGGAGGCACCGGGGGCCCAGGAGGCACCGGGGCCGTAGGAGGCGTGGGAGGCGCAGGAGCCGCAGGAGGCGTAGGAAGCGCCACAGCACGAGGAGGCAATGGAGGTTCAGGAGGCGACGGAGGCAAAGGAGGTGCCTGA